A region of Toxorhynchites rutilus septentrionalis strain SRP chromosome 1, ASM2978413v1, whole genome shotgun sequence DNA encodes the following proteins:
- the LOC129763030 gene encoding zinc finger protein ubi-d4 A, giving the protein MASAGGLDIQVVSLPNLQKIENFMRDSTYKETLEISASFNTRLCLERRMRLPFFDSQTGVAQNHGALYMPHCKRMPGHREGQLYTYPSSRWRKAKRQYLNKYQNLRPFGNLRASGIPSVPTGFPLPVAAREPGEIIPGPESDFNPSLLEESSLGATVDTDSKDSHQNQPILKEEPLPKDWYYDEIALNDDDLDDPEGGDSDYDYNVNGYKRKGKRSKRSSAGGKRSKGNQSAAAAGSAGGDFEAVGSPGGGGSSRKGRPPGGSGSKRGRKKNPKETTSAADKVLEEGLSTSLIEPPSFESAAAAVDMSENGENGAGYGASADLRNYRKYL; this is encoded by the coding sequence ATGGCCTCGGCGGGTGGTTTGGACATCCAGGTTGTCTCGTTGCCAAATCTGCAGAAAATCGAAAACTTCATGCGGGATTCTACGTACAAGGAAACGTTAGAAATCAGTGCCTCGTTCAACACCCGGCTCTGTCTCGAGCGGCGAATGCGGTTACCGTTCTTCGATTCGCAGACTGGCGTAGCGCAGAACCATGGCGCCCTGTATATGCCCCACTGCAAGCGAATGCCCGGCCATCGGGAAGGTCAGCTCTACACATACCCCTCCTCGCGGTGGCGAAAAGCCAAGCGGCAATATCTGAACAAATACCAGAACCTGCGACCGTTCGGTAATCTGAGAGCCAGCGGGATTCCAAGCGTACCGACTGGATTTCCACTTCCGGTGGCCGCACGGGAACCGGGGGAGATAATACCAGGTCCCGAGTCAGATTTCAACCCATCCCTGCTTGAAGAATCCTCCCTCGGGGCCACCGTGGACACGGACAGTAAAGACAGCCACCAAAATCAGCCCATCTTGAAGGAGGAACCCCTGCCCAAGGACTGGTACTACGACGAGATAGCGTTGAACGATGATGACCTGGACGATCCGGAGGGTGGCGACTCGGACTACGACTACAACGTGAACGGTTACAAACGAAAGGGAAAGAGAAGCAAAAGATCTTCCGCTGGCGGTAAGAGATCGAAGGGAAATCAGTCTGCGGCGGCCGCCGGTTCCGCTGGTGGAGATTTCGAAGCGGTGGGCTCACCCGGTGGTGGAGGATCATCACGCAAGGGACGACCCCCCGGTGGAAGCGGATCCAAGCGGGGCAGGAAAAAGAATCCGAAGGAAACGACTTCAGCGGCCGATAAGGTGCTGGAGGAGGGCCTGAGCACCAGCTTGATTGAGCCACCTTCGTTCGAGTCGGCAGCCGCCGCAGTGGATATGAGCGAGAATGGAGAGAATGGTGCCGGCTACGGGGCAAGCGCTGATTTGAGGAACTACCGGAAATATCTGTAA